In the genome of Polaribacter atrinae, one region contains:
- a CDS encoding polysaccharide pyruvyl transferase family protein → MKVLFINDTRIEINPGCHATVTELSKFIKKNLKDADLDFLPLGTGYDVFNKEMFHVSFKTRIKRKIIKKINTIGFNIVLRNEKKIFNIRLWEELALNNFSKEIKDKILLSDLVVINMEGTIHHNSRGGLTLLGFAHLAKSFGKKVAMVNGSYQCVDKKLTKKVLNNIDFLSVREVRSYNYLKKTIKDCSLIPDFAFRANINEKLTFINQFKINKSKQKKCLYTFGVLGVYPNQKNGIKINQITKHIDDIRFLGFEPYFLKIEEKENEIEKILVSMKVKSISYSDGIRYNNIGSLIKEFDLMITGRYHIGIFGLMSNVPTFFLPSNTYKTQGMLEMLNVNNKMIFNNDILSIENEINSFNRITIKHLKDDYFIDFKLFLNRIN, encoded by the coding sequence GTTGTCATGCTACTGTTACAGAATTGTCAAAATTTATAAAGAAAAATTTAAAAGATGCTGATTTAGATTTCTTGCCATTAGGTACTGGATATGATGTGTTTAATAAAGAAATGTTTCATGTCTCTTTTAAAACAAGAATTAAAAGAAAGATTATAAAAAAAATAAACACTATTGGATTTAATATTGTTTTAAGAAATGAAAAGAAAATTTTTAATATTAGATTGTGGGAAGAATTAGCTCTTAATAATTTTTCGAAAGAAATTAAAGATAAAATTTTATTAAGCGATCTCGTTGTAATTAATATGGAAGGTACAATTCATCATAATAGTAGAGGTGGATTGACATTATTAGGATTTGCACATTTAGCAAAGAGTTTTGGTAAAAAAGTTGCAATGGTAAATGGGAGTTATCAATGTGTTGATAAAAAACTTACAAAAAAAGTATTAAATAATATTGATTTTTTAAGTGTTAGAGAGGTTCGATCGTACAATTATTTAAAAAAAACTATAAAAGATTGTTCATTAATACCTGATTTTGCTTTTCGAGCAAATATTAATGAAAAACTAACTTTTATAAATCAATTTAAAATTAATAAATCAAAACAGAAAAAGTGCCTATATACTTTTGGCGTTTTAGGAGTATACCCTAATCAAAAAAATGGAATAAAGATTAATCAAATAACTAAACATATTGATGATATTAGATTTCTTGGCTTCGAACCCTATTTTTTAAAAATTGAAGAAAAAGAAAATGAAATAGAAAAGATATTAGTCTCGATGAAGGTTAAAAGTATATCTTATTCGGATGGTATTAGATATAATAATATAGGAAGCTTAATAAAAGAATTTGATTTAATGATTACAGGAAGGTATCATATTGGAATTTTTGGTTTAATGAGTAATGTCCCCACTTTCTTTTTACCTTCTAATACTTATAAAACACAAGGTATGTTAGAAATGTTAAATGTTAATAATAAGATGATATTTAATAATGATATATTAAGTATTGAAAATGAAATTAATTCATTTAATAGGATAACTATCAAACATCTAAAAGATGATTACTTTATTGACTTTAAACTTTTCTTAAATAGAATTAATTAA
- a CDS encoding UDP-N-acetylglucosamine 2-epimerase, producing MVLKKIKKYIVKRLLGENIFLSNYFLKTKKEIISYVLSSIFFCEKNKEDSYNFLITSKAEIRIFTPLINYFLKEKKHKIFIIYLSNYFLNDNLTKKINNSENIFIVNSPIPIINSIKNKKSVNIICLDFVLFYKSHFKGVDFIRFLKSKKAKTTCIQHGGCQDDNIKGQITSTSDYQIVFGKIIYDELVFGGRKVKNTYLTGNPNHDKVSLQNNLSSSLKAKVINKRKIILVATCLHTEYNYKENPEVYYIDYITNIYKSIDFTNCFLIVKMHPQDSVNPNIYENVMKDLKLSLNNIQFIYPNDRVFSVYDYIKISDLVISRSSTVIEEALLLGKNIIAYDLFEDGPSIHYSKLEKYEQYKKIVETEINLKKAIEYFINKKVDYKKHKSDMVENFTYKLDGESLQRVVNALEDISKK from the coding sequence ATGGTTCTAAAAAAAATAAAAAAATACATTGTCAAAAGATTGTTAGGCGAAAATATTTTTTTGTCAAATTATTTTTTAAAAACAAAAAAGGAAATTATATCTTACGTATTATCTTCTATCTTTTTTTGTGAAAAAAACAAAGAAGATTCGTATAACTTTCTTATTACATCTAAAGCCGAAATAAGAATATTTACTCCATTAATTAACTATTTTTTAAAAGAAAAAAAACATAAAATTTTTATAATTTATTTATCAAATTATTTTTTGAATGATAATTTAACAAAGAAGATTAATAATAGTGAGAATATATTTATTGTAAATTCGCCAATTCCTATAATAAATTCAATAAAAAATAAAAAAAGTGTAAATATAATTTGTCTAGATTTTGTCTTATTTTATAAATCACATTTTAAAGGAGTTGATTTCATAAGATTTTTAAAAAGCAAAAAAGCTAAAACAACTTGTATACAACATGGTGGTTGTCAGGATGATAATATAAAAGGTCAAATAACTTCTACTTCAGATTATCAAATAGTTTTTGGTAAAATAATTTATGACGAGCTTGTTTTTGGTGGTAGAAAAGTAAAAAATACATACTTAACAGGGAACCCAAATCATGATAAAGTAAGTTTACAGAATAATCTTTCAAGTTCATTGAAAGCTAAAGTAATAAATAAAAGGAAGATTATCTTAGTTGCAACATGTTTACATACAGAATATAATTACAAAGAGAATCCAGAAGTTTATTATATAGATTATATTACTAATATATATAAAAGTATAGATTTTACTAATTGTTTTTTAATAGTTAAAATGCACCCGCAGGATTCTGTTAATCCTAATATTTATGAAAACGTTATGAAGGACTTAAAACTAAGTTTGAATAATATTCAATTTATTTATCCAAATGATAGAGTCTTTTCTGTTTATGACTATATTAAAATTTCAGATTTAGTGATTAGCCGTTCGTCAACTGTAATAGAGGAGGCTTTATTGTTAGGTAAAAATATTATTGCATATGATTTGTTTGAAGATGGTCCAAGTATTCATTACTCTAAGTTAGAAAAATATGAGCAATATAAAAAAATAGTAGAAACTGAAATAAATTTAAAAAAAGCAATAGAATATTTTATTAATAAAAAAGTAGATTATAAAAAACATAAATCAGATATGGTTGAGAATTTTACATACAAACTTGATGGTGAGTCTTTACAACGAGTTGTTAATGCATTAGAAGATATTTCAAAAAAATAA